In Salvelinus namaycush isolate Seneca chromosome 37, SaNama_1.0, whole genome shotgun sequence, the following are encoded in one genomic region:
- the LOC120031284 gene encoding T-complex protein 1 subunit gamma-like, protein MMGRPIVVLSQNMKRESGRKVQKGNIGAAKAIADVIRTCLGPRAMMKMLLDPMGGIVMTNDGNAILREIQVQHPAAKSMIEISRTQDEEVGDGTTSVIILAGEMLSVAEQFLEQQMHPTVIISAYRHALDDMLDMLKDISTPVDVNDRAQMLKIINSAICTKALSRWSTMACNIALDAVRTVELEEHGRKEINIKLYAKVEKVPGGFIEDSCVLKGVMVNKDVTHPRMRRMIKNPRIILLDCSLEYKKGESQTDIEITREEDFSRILQMEEEYIQTICEDIIRLKPDLIFTEKGISDLAQHYLMKANITAIRRVRKTDNNRISRACGARIASRTDELREEDVGTGAGLFEIKKIGDEYFTFVTECKDPKACTILLRGASKEILAEVERNLQDAMQVCRNVLLDPSLLPGGGAVEMAVSKRLMERSKTLTGVEQWPYRAVAQALEVIPRTLIQNCGASTIRVLTSLRAKHTLEACASWGVNGETGTLADMMELGICEPLAVKAQTYKTAVETAILLLRIDDIVSGIKKKGDDQAGGGGQGAE, encoded by the exons ATGATGGGAAGACCAATCGTCGTGTTGA GCCAGAATATGAAAAGAGAGTCTGGACGCAAGGTTCAGAAAGGGAACATCGGTGCAGCAAAG GCAATAGCAGATGTCATCAGAACATGCCTGGGACCAAGAGCCATGATGAAG ATGCTGCTAGACCCCATGGGTGGCATTGTCATGACCAACGATGGCAACGCCATCCTCCGAGAG ATCCAAGTGCAGCACCCGGCAGCCAAGTCCATGATTGAGATCAGCCGCACCCAGGATGAGGAGGTGGGAGACGGCACCACGTCAGTCATCATCCTTG CTGGAGAGATGCTGTCTGTAGCAGAGCAGTTCCTGGAGCAGCAGATGCACCCTACAGTCATCATTAGTGCCTACAGACACGCCCTGGACGACATGCTCGACATGCTCAAAGACATCAG CACCCCGGTGGATGTGAATGACAGGGCACAGATGCTGAAGATCATCAACTCTGCCATCTGCACCAAGGCCTTGAGCCGTTGGTCTACCATGGCGTGTAATATTGCCCTGGATGCTGTGCGCACTGTGGAGTTGGAGGAGCACGGACGCAAGGAAATCAACATTAAGCTGTACGCCAAAGTGGAGAAG GTGCCTGGTGGCTTCATTGAGGACTCATGTGTGCTAAAAGGCGTGATGGTCAACAAGGACGTCACACACCCCCGCATGCGCAGAATGATCAAGAACCCCCGCATCATCCTGCTGGACTGCTCCCTGGAGTACAAGAAGGGCGAGAGCCAG ACTGACATTGAGATCACACGTGAGGAAGACTTTTCCAGGATCCTTCAGATGGAGGAAGAGTATATCCAGACAATTTGTGAAGACATCATCCGCCTCAAGCCAGACCTCATCTTCACTGAGAAGGGAATCTCAG ACCTGGCACAGCACTATCTGATGAAGGCCAACATCACAGCCATCCGCCGTGTCAGAAAGACTGACAACAACCGCATTTCAAG GGCATGTGGGGCTCGCATCGCCAGCCGTACAGACGAGCTGCGTGAGGAGGACGTGGGAACCGGCGCCGGCCTGTTTGAGATCAAGAAGATTGGAGACGAGTACTTCACCTTCGTCACAGAGTGCAAAGACCCCAAAGCCTGCACCATCCTGCTGAGAGGAGCCAGCAAAGAGATATTGGCT GAGGTGGAGCGTAACTTGCAGGATGCCATGCAGGTGTGTCGTAACGTGCTACTGGACCCATCTCTACTCCCTGGAGGCGGGGCGGTGGAGATGGCTGTGTCCAAGAGGCTGATGGAGCGTTCCAAGACCCTGACCGGGGTGGAGCAGTGGCCCTACCGTGCCGTGGCCCAGGCCCTGGAGGTTATCCCCCGTACACTCATCCAAAACTGTGGAGCCTCCACCATCCGCGTGCTCACCTCTCTCAGG GCCAAGCACACCCTGGAGGCCTGTGCATCATGGGGTGTGAACGGAGAGACTGGCACCTTGGCAGACATGATGGAGCTTGGCATCTGTGAGCCGCTGGCTGTGAAGGCCCAGACTTACAAGACTGCTGTGGAG ACGGCCATCTTGCTGCTCCGCATTGATGACATTGTGTCTGGAATCAAGAAGAAAGGTGATGACCAggctggaggaggaggacagggagccGAGTGA